ACAAGATGGCCATATTGATGTTAAAAAGTTTGAAAACCTTTTTAAAGAATTAATATCTGCTGAAGATTTTTTATATAGTAGTTTACCTACTCATGATCTTTCTAAAGAAGAAGCAGAAGAATTTATTAAATCTCTCATTTCAGCTAGAGATAATATTGATTCTATTCTGGCTGATTTTAAAGTTATTGATAAACAAGAAGAAAAAGTGGATCTAGGTGAATTAACTGAAAATGTTCTTTTTATAACATCAAAAAATAACTTTAAAAAATCATTAAAGAAACTTGGTATTGATGTTCAAAGAATACTCGTAGCTAGTGTTCCTTTAGATGTTGAGGATATGAAAGAAATAAATCCAAAGATCCCTGAAGCTGCATTAAAAGGAATAAAAACCAAGGTTGAACATATTCATAATGACATAAACAGAAAGAAACAATCTTTAAACCCAGAAAAAATTATCATCTTAGCTGAAGATGATATAAATGGACAGCTACTCGGAAAAAGGGCAGAAGAACATTACGATGCAATTGTCCATCTAAACAACAACTTAAAAGACTTTACTGAAATAGATATCATTGAAATTATAGAGAATAGCTGATTATTAAATTATTCTTGTTTTATTAGCTATTTTACTCATTTTTTTTAATAGTTTATTAATATCCTAGAAATAGTTATAGGATAACTTTTTTATATATTTTTTATTTTTAGTTTTATATTTTTTATAGAATTATATTGGTTTTTTAGTTACATATTTATATTTTTCATGGTAAATATTTTTTACAAAATCATAATATTTATATATCTCTTTGTCAATATAGAATATTAGTAAAAAAAATTTTACTAAATTGTCGCCGTGTTAAATTTTGGACTCATCTATTGATTACAGTTTTCATTATTTAATATGGTTTAATTATGTGTTTTTTCTTACTTCGTTTAATTTCGGTTAAACGAAGTAAATTGATGAAAAATAT
This genomic stretch from Methanobrevibacter sp. TMH8 harbors:
- a CDS encoding DUF2100 domain-containing protein, coding for MNDIRFKQAQHLVEKASTRIDGNAKLKVPQDGHIDVKKFENLFKELISAEDFLYSSLPTHDLSKEEAEEFIKSLISARDNIDSILADFKVIDKQEEKVDLGELTENVLFITSKNNFKKSLKKLGIDVQRILVASVPLDVEDMKEINPKIPEAALKGIKTKVEHIHNDINRKKQSLNPEKIIILAEDDINGQLLGKRAEEHYDAIVHLNNNLKDFTEIDIIEIIENS